The region CGGGGTCGGCCACCGACAGCGACGGCGCGGCGTCCGGGGCGAGCGAGACGTGGGTGTCCTCCCAGTCGCACCAGCGCTGCGCGGCCGCGGCCCGGACCGCCGGGTCGGGGTCGTGCAGCAGCCGGCTGTAGGCCGCCGCGAGATCGCCGTCGCGTTCGGCGGCGGGCACGCCGTCGCGGAACCGCTCCCACTCCCGCGGGAACACCCGCCCCATGTCCCGGGTGATCCAGCGCAGCAGCCAGCGGTCGGGGCTCGTGATCGCCGCCAGCGCCAACTCGGTGACGCGATCCGGATGGGTCTCGGCGTAGGCGAGCCCGAGCGTCACACCCCACGAGGCGCCCCACACCAGCCACCGGTCGATGCCGAGGTGCTCGCGCAGTCGCTCCACGTCGCGCAGGAGGTGGGGCGTGGTGTTAGTCGACAGGTCGACGGTCGGCTCGCCGGCCCACGGCGTGCTGCGGCCGGCGTTGCGCTGGTCGAAGAGCACCACCCGGTAGCGAGCCGGGTCGAAGTGCCGCCGCATGCCCGGCGAGCAGCCCGAGCCGGGGCCGCCGTGCAGCACGACCGCCGGCAAGCCGTCGGGGTTGCCGCACTGCTCCCAGTAGAGGAGGTGGCCGTCGCCGACGTCCAGTCTGCCGGTCTCGTAGGGCTCGATCGGTGGGTGTCGACGATCGGTCACGGCCGGCGACGCTACCCCTACGGGGCGCGGTCTCACGATGAGACCGGCGGGGGCCGGCCGGCGTCGCAGGGTGGTCCCATGACCCGCCCGGCCGTCGCCCTGCTCGCGCTGGCGGCCCTGCTCGCCGCCGGGCAGTGGCTCTACGTGCGCGCCGCCGCCCATGTCGACCTGCACCTCGTGCCCGCGCACGCCCGCCGCCGCGTGCGCTGGCTGATCGTCAACTCCGGACGGGTGCAGCTGGTCGCCGGCGTGCTCGCCGCCGCCGCGGTCGGCGTGCAGGTGGCGGCCACCGCGGGCTGAGGCCGGTCACCGCGGGTCGGTGTGCCGGTAGGACGGGCTGACGATGCCGAACTCGCGGATCTTTCGGTAGATGGTCGCGCGGGACATCCCCAGCGCCTGCGCGGCCTGCAGCTTGTTGCCCTTGGCGTCGGCGAGGCTCTCGATGATCGCGTCGCGCTCGATCGACTCGAGGGTCGAGAGCACCCGCCGGGTGATGGAGTGCATCTCCGGCGGCAGGTCGTCGAGCGTGATCACGCCGGACCGGCGTCGCTGCACGACGTCGTGCAGCAGCTGCTGCAGCTGGGCGACGTTGCCCGGCCACGTCGAGCGCAGCAGCACGCGCATGGCCTCGGGGGAGCAGCTGATGCGCGCGCCCTTGCCCAGCTTGCCGAGGAAGAACGACACGAGCGCGGGGACGTCCTCCAGCCGCAGCCGGAGGGCAGGGACGCGGACGGTCGTCGGGAACAGGGCGAGCAGCTGGCCGAGGGCGCGGCCGCTGCCGGAACCGACGTGCATGGTCGCCGCGACCACGAGGTCCGGCCGGGCGTCCTTGACGTCCTGCAGCACCGCGGCCAGCGCCCTCGTGCCGGGCGCGTCGAGCTCGTCCACGTGCGCGAGCACGAGGCGTTCGGCGTCGACCGTCGCGCTGCGCACGCCGGCGAGCCAGCGTCGGTCGCGCCGCGCGTCGCGCGCGTCGAGCGAGACCGTGCGGCGCGCGGGGTGCTCGCGTAGCTGCACGGCGCGCAGCAGCGCCGACTTGCCGACGCCGGCCTCCCCCTCGACGACGAGCCAACCCGCCGCGGCGCTCTCGACCTGGCGGCAGGCGCGTTGCCACAGCGCCGCGCCGCCCACCAGTCCGGGCAGCAGCATCGCCCGGTCGCCGCCGGCGCGATCCGACCCGTCGGCCGCCGCGGCGCGGAGCTTGACGTGGACGACGATGCCGACCGACTCGTCGCCCACGCCGATCTGCTGGCAGAACATCCGGGCCTCGGCGCCGGTCGGCAGCGTGACGGCGAGCGACCGCCGTCGGCCCGGGCGCAGCTGCGCCGCCGTCTCGACGGCGTGACCGACGAGCGCGTTCTGGTCGACCGGCTCCAGCTCCGCGCGGGCCTGCGCGTTGAGCAGCACGGCGTCGCTCGTGACCGCGAAGACGACGCCGGTGGTGCGACGGCAGGTCTGCCGGTAGGCCTGCAGCACCTCGACCTCGGTGGACCCGGACGCCGTGAGCAGGGCCTGCTGGATCTGTGCCGCGGTGCTCTTGGCCAGCGCCAGCAGCAGCGACTGGGCGTCCCGGCGCCAGCACGTCAGGTCGACGACGCCCAGCAGCCGGCCGTTGATCGGGTCGTGGACGGGCGCCCCCGCGCACGCCAGGGTCTCGAGGTCCTCGGCGTAGTGCTCGTGCCCGAACACCTCGGTGGCGCAGCCGACCTCGAGCGCGGTGCCGATGCCGTTCGTCCCCACGAACTCCTCGGCGTAGCTGAAACCGGGAGCGAGCAGCACGCGATCCAGGCGGCGTTCGAGCGCGGCGTCGCCGGTGCGCCGGCTCAACACGAGTCCGGAGGGGTCGGTGAGCACGATGCTGACCGGCTGCTCGGCGAGCTCGTCGTGCAGCCGGCGCAGGATGGGCTCGGCGCTGCGGGACAGGACGGAGTCGACGTCGGGGTCGCGCTGGAACGTCGGCTGCACCCGGTCGGCCGCCACGTGCGCGGCCTTGGAGCGGTGCCACGACGCGAGGATCGTCCGCCGGACCCGGTCGGGGTCGGCCCGCTCGGCGGTGAGGAAGCGCAGCCGGTGCACCGCCACGTCGACGCCGTCGGGCAGGACGAGCTGGTGGCCGGGCGCAGTAGGCGCCATCGCCCTACCTCCTACGTCCGCGGCAGGGTCGAGGCCGCGGTTCGGCGCGGGCCTGCCGGTACGCCGATCACGCGTCATCATTCACCGGCCAGGTCGAACCGCGGTCTCAAATTGAGAACGCGGCACCGCGACGACGGCATTAGACCGAAGTGCGTGGACGACGCGACGGACGTGGCCGGGGAGTCGTACAACCCGTGGACGGTCGTCCATCTCGTGTTCACGCATCTCGCCGAGCAGGGGTTGCACCCGGCGCTCGGCGAGACCGGTGACCCCGCCGCGCCCGCCGCGGCCCTGCTGGTCGCGCTGGGCATCGAGCCGCGGGCCGAGGGCAACCGCGAGGTGATGCGCCGGGTGCACGACCACCTGGCCGAGATCCGCAACGTCGTGTTCGAGGCCGACCGCTGACGCGGGGGACTGTCTCGTTCTGAGACCTGGGAGGGCCGCCGCGCCGGGTCAGATGGGACACGACGCACCGGCCTAGTCGAGGAGTGTGGCGATGAGTCGTCAGAGCGTGGCGAAAGCCCACGAGAAGATCCAGGAGCTGTCCTGGGACCCGCTGTACCACACGCCGGTCTCCCAGTACGGCACCGACTACACGTTCCAGAAGGCGAAGAAGAAGGATCCGCTCAAGCAGGTGCTGCGGTCCTACTTCCCGATGCAGGAGGAGAAGGACCACCGCGTCTACGGGGCGTCCGACGGCGCGATCCGCGGCAACATGTTCCGGCAGGTGCAGGAGCGCTGGCTGGAGTGGCAGAAGCTGTTCTTGTCGATCATCCCGCTGCCCGAGATCTCCGCCGCCCGCGCCATGCCGCTGCTGTTCAACACCGTGCCCAACCCGGAGCTGCACAACGGCCAGGCCATCCAGATGATCGACGAGGTCCGGCACTCGACGATCCAGCAGAACCTCAAGCGGCTCTACATGAACAACTACATCGACCCGGCGGGATTCAACTCGAGTCTGCGCAATTTCCAGAACGACTACTGCGGGACGATCGGGCGGCAGTTCGCCGAGGGCTTCATCACCGGCGACGCCATCACCGCCGCGAGCATCTACCTGACGATCGTCGCCGAGACGGCGTTCACCAACACGCTGTTCGTCGCGATGCCGGCCGAGGCCGCCGCCAACGGCGACTACCTGCTGCCCACGGTCTTCCACTCGGTGCAGTCCGACGAGTCGCGCCACATCAGCAACGGCTACGCGACGCTGCTGATGGCGCTGTCGGACGAGAGCAACCACCAGCTCCTGGCCCGCGACCTGCGGTACGCGTGGTGGAACAACCACCGCGTCGTCGACGCCGCGATCGGCACGTTCATCGAGTACGGCACGAAGGACCGGCGCAGGGACCGCGAGAGCTACGCGGAGATGTGGCGCCGCTGGATCTACGACGACTACTACCGCAGCTACCTCGTGCCCCTCGAGAAGTACGGCCTGGAGATCCCGCACGACCTGATCGAGGAGTCCTGGAACCAGATCTGGAACAAGGGCTACGTCCACGAGGTCGCGCAGTTCTTCGCCACCGGGTGGCTCGCCAACTACTGGCGGATCGACCCGATGACCGACAAGGACTTCGAGTGGTTCGAGTACAAGTACCCGGGCTGGTACGACAAGTACGGCGCGTGGTGGGAGAACTACGCGCGCCTCTCGGTCGCGAACGGGCACAACCCGATCGCGCTCGAGGACGTCGACTACGTGTACCCGGCCCGGTGCTGGACGTGCATGGTGCCGTGCCTCGTCCGCGAGGACATGGTCATGGCCGAGGTCGACGGGCAGATGCGCACCTACTGCCACGAGGCGTGCCGCTGGACCGACACGGTGGCCTTCCGGCCGACGTACGAGGGGCGCGAGACGCCGAACATGGGCCAGCTCATCGGCAAGCGCGAGTGGGAGACGCTCTACCACGGCTGGAACTGGGCCGACGTCGTCTCCGACATGGGTTACGTGCGGGACGACGGCAAGACGCTGGTCGCGCAGCCGCATCTGGACCTCGACCCGAAGAAGATGTGGACGCTCGACCACCTGCGCCGGTGCCCGCCGCTGCAGAGCCCGAACGTGCTGCTGAACGAGATGAGCGCGGCCGAGCAGCAGGCGTACCACGCCGACTACGTCAAGCAGGGACCGGCCGGCAGGCCGGCTCCGGCGGCCAACTGACCGACGAACGGGTTCGGGGCCCGGCGCACGTCGCCGGGCCCCGCGCCCGCTCCGGAACCGGACGGATCGATGGACAACAAGCACACGGTGCGTTTCGAGCCCGTCGGCATCGAGATCGAGGTCGACGAGGAGCAGACCGTCCTGCGCGGCGCGGCCGAGCAGGGCATCATGCTGATGCACGGGTGCAAGGAAGGCCAGTGTGCGGCCTGCAAGTCCTTCGTCCTCGACGGCGACGACATCGACCTCGAGAAGTACTCGACGTTCGCCCTCCCCGACTTCGAGAAGGAGGAGGGCTTCACGCTGCTGTGCCGGGCGCACGTCTACGAGGACGTGACGATCGAGCTGCTGAACTACGACGAGGAGATGATCCGCTCCGGCCATCCGATCCAGCGGGCCAGGGCCGAGGTGGTCGCCAACGACCCCGTCACGCACGACATGCGCCACCTGAGACTGAAGATCGTCGAGCCGGACAAGGTGGCGTTCTTCGCCGGCCAGTACTTCGACTTCACCATCCCCGGCAGCGAGGACACCCGCTCGTTCTCGATGGCGAACACGCCGGCCGGCGGCG is a window of Jatrophihabitans endophyticus DNA encoding:
- the pip gene encoding prolyl aminopeptidase, which gives rise to MTDRRHPPIEPYETGRLDVGDGHLLYWEQCGNPDGLPAVVLHGGPGSGCSPGMRRHFDPARYRVVLFDQRNAGRSTPWAGEPTVDLSTNTTPHLLRDVERLREHLGIDRWLVWGASWGVTLGLAYAETHPDRVTELALAAITSPDRWLLRWITRDMGRVFPREWERFRDGVPAAERDGDLAAAYSRLLHDPDPAVRAAAAQRWCDWEDTHVSLAPDAAPSLSVADPASQLAFARVVTHYWGHGCFLEDGRLLRDAHRLADIPGVMVHGRYDVSGPLDVAWQLAKVWPAAELVVVDDAGHSGGLTSVLVDYLDRIAHR
- a CDS encoding sigma-54-dependent Fis family transcriptional regulator — encoded protein: MAPTAPGHQLVLPDGVDVAVHRLRFLTAERADPDRVRRTILASWHRSKAAHVAADRVQPTFQRDPDVDSVLSRSAEPILRRLHDELAEQPVSIVLTDPSGLVLSRRTGDAALERRLDRVLLAPGFSYAEEFVGTNGIGTALEVGCATEVFGHEHYAEDLETLACAGAPVHDPINGRLLGVVDLTCWRRDAQSLLLALAKSTAAQIQQALLTASGSTEVEVLQAYRQTCRRTTGVVFAVTSDAVLLNAQARAELEPVDQNALVGHAVETAAQLRPGRRRSLAVTLPTGAEARMFCQQIGVGDESVGIVVHVKLRAAAADGSDRAGGDRAMLLPGLVGGAALWQRACRQVESAAAGWLVVEGEAGVGKSALLRAVQLREHPARRTVSLDARDARRDRRWLAGVRSATVDAERLVLAHVDELDAPGTRALAAVLQDVKDARPDLVVAATMHVGSGSGRALGQLLALFPTTVRVPALRLRLEDVPALVSFFLGKLGKGARISCSPEAMRVLLRSTWPGNVAQLQQLLHDVVQRRRSGVITLDDLPPEMHSITRRVLSTLESIERDAIIESLADAKGNKLQAAQALGMSRATIYRKIREFGIVSPSYRHTDPR
- a CDS encoding ferritin family protein, with protein sequence MSRQSVAKAHEKIQELSWDPLYHTPVSQYGTDYTFQKAKKKDPLKQVLRSYFPMQEEKDHRVYGASDGAIRGNMFRQVQERWLEWQKLFLSIIPLPEISAARAMPLLFNTVPNPELHNGQAIQMIDEVRHSTIQQNLKRLYMNNYIDPAGFNSSLRNFQNDYCGTIGRQFAEGFITGDAITAASIYLTIVAETAFTNTLFVAMPAEAAANGDYLLPTVFHSVQSDESRHISNGYATLLMALSDESNHQLLARDLRYAWWNNHRVVDAAIGTFIEYGTKDRRRDRESYAEMWRRWIYDDYYRSYLVPLEKYGLEIPHDLIEESWNQIWNKGYVHEVAQFFATGWLANYWRIDPMTDKDFEWFEYKYPGWYDKYGAWWENYARLSVANGHNPIALEDVDYVYPARCWTCMVPCLVREDMVMAEVDGQMRTYCHEACRWTDTVAFRPTYEGRETPNMGQLIGKREWETLYHGWNWADVVSDMGYVRDDGKTLVAQPHLDLDPKKMWTLDHLRRCPPLQSPNVLLNEMSAAEQQAYHADYVKQGPAGRPAPAAN